GACTGGGCTTCCAGGTTTCCGGATCTTTGAAGAATGACTGGGAATTCGCGATAAGGGGTCGGTAAACAGGGGAATCCGCCGACCCGGCATATTCCGCCGATTTCTTTCCTATTGTGGGAATACGGCCCTGGCTTGTAATCTCTTGCCGTCCCACATCAGAATAAAATTCAAACTCTTTGGGCGTGCGGCCTGTCATCTGTCCTAAGTTTCTGCCATCGAAGGCAATCGTCCATGTGACCTGCTGTGGATACCGGGATGCGATCTTTTGCATGCAACTTTCATCAGGACAATCACTGGGAAAGGCCTGCCAGTCGCCGCCATTCTTTTGAAAAACAATCCGCACACGCCGGTGATGCTGGCCGACCGAATGCCCGGGAACATCTTCAAGGATCCCCAATATGACGTTTGGCTCCGACGAATTGGCAAAGATCGGAAAAGAGGTCAATGCAATGAGTACAACCATCGCTCGAATCATGACGCCACGCCCTTTCGCTGGCACCAGCCGGGTATTCATTATATCCATGCAGAAAGCGGTTCCTGCGAGCTTTTGAGGGACCCTACTTCTTAAGTGAAAGCCCTTTCATTGAAAACTTTGAGGCAAAGGATTTACGCCAGGATATTAGAACGCTATGATTGCTGTCAGGTTCGTTGACATGACTGGTTTACATTTCTCTCACACGGTACGTTCCTCTCACCAGAAAACAAGTTGTTTGAGCATGCGATGGTGGCCAATCTGTTTTGTTGTTTTGTTTACGGCGATGATGACAACTCACGCCACCGCCCAGGATAACTATGAAATACAGGTTTACGGTGCCGATACTGTCGAGCCCCACTCGACCATGGTCGAGCTGCACACCAACTTCACAGCAGCCGGAAGCAAGGTTGCTGTGGATGGTGTTAATCCTACGCAGCATGCCGTGCATGAAACCGTGGAGATTACCCAGGGGTTCAACTCCTGGTTCGAGACCGGCTTCTACATCTTCACCAGCGCGCGCAACGGCAGCGGATGGGAGTGGGTAGGCGATCATATCCGTCCCCGCGTGCGCGCGCCCGAGCGCTGGCACTGGCCGGTGGGGATCAGCGTTTCCAATGAAATTGGATATCAGCGGCGAAAATTTGCTGTGAATACCTGGACCTGGGAGATCCGTCCTATCATTGATAAGAAGCTTGGCCCTTGGTATCTCTCATTCAACCCAACTTTCGATCGCGCATTGCACGGGCCTGATGTCTCCCGCGGCTTTGAATTCTCTCCCAACGCCAAGGTTTCATTCGATATCAACCCCAAGGTCGCCTTAGGGGTGGAGTATTACGGAGCGCTGGGCCCGGTGGACGGCTTCGATGCCTTGCACAATCAACAACAGCAGTTTTTCCCTTCCATTGATCTGAATGTCTCGCCAGAGTGGGAGATCAACTTTGGCGTGGGCGTAGGCGCGACCCACGGAACCGACCACATCATTATCAAAGGAATTTTGGGGCGCAGGTTCAGCTTTCACCGCAAGAGCCGAAAAATATTAGGACCGGATAATAATTAAGTGGATTGCAGCGGGCACGTTTATTCGTAAAGCCAATGCTGCGATCACATCTTGCTTTGACGGCCTTCCATCCTGGAAGAACGACACACAAACAAAAAGCCAACCACTTTGTTTTCAATGTGTTGAACCGTTATCGAAACATTTTTGAGACATATTCCCTGCGGAATTGTCATCCCTCGCACCTTGACCTAAGGTTAGCCCTACATTTGTGAACTAGGAAGAAGGCAGTAGGCGTCCGCGGCGACCTGCACTGGCAAAGCAGTCAGGTGGCCGCGGGCGCTTACTTTAAGTCACACCAATCAGAATTTTTTCTGTCGCACGAGCCGCTGGAGGATGGGGATGAAATACCGGGTCGCAATCTTTACCACACTTTTTATTTTGTTTGCAAGCATTCATGGCAGCTTGCGCGCCAGCCAGGTCGTGAAGACGATTGGTCCAGTGCGTGTCTATATCATGCCCCAGAGTCCATCGGTGCCGGTCGGCAAAACTCTGCCGCTCAGCGCGTACTCGGTTTTCTTCCGCAATCCCAACCGGACGAGTCAAGGCACATACCTCACCGGGAGATGGAACTCCTCGCAAACGGGAATAGCCACAGTTGATAACACAGGAGTAGTTACGGGTGTAGGACAGGGCTTCGCGGTCATTACTTTTCAATCCGGCCCATTTCGGACTTTTGCTGTTGTTAACGTTACCCCGCAATTGCTTTCCATCGCGGTGACGCCGGCCAATTCCAGTATTCCCCGCGGAACAACCCAGCAGATGACGGCCATGGGGCACTACTCCAGCGGCCCCGATCAGGACATTACCAGCCAGGTGTTGTGGTCTTCAACGGTCACCAGTTGCGCAACCATCAGCGCCGGACTGGCGCGGGCGTCGTTGGTTAACGAATGCACCACATCCATTCACGCCGATTTGTTCGGCGTGACGGGGATGACCAATCTCACCACCATCCCAGCGATTGTGCGATCGGTGGCAGTCACGCCTGCTAACCCGCCGGCGATTCCCAAAGGTGCTACTCAGCAGTTCACCGCAAGGGCAACCTATACCGACAACACAACTTTGGATGTGACCAGCAACGGGGGTACGGTGTGGTCATCCCTGGATCAAACCATTGCAAGCGTCAATAACACGGGTCTCGCTACAGGCCAGGCCATTGGGTCCACAACAATTCAAGCTGCCTTTGGCGGGCAAACCGGGCAGGTGAATGTCACGGTTTCGGCGCCGGCCGTGGTATCACTCGACGTTACTCCAAAAAATGCAATGCTGCCTGTTGGTTTGACCCAGCAGTTTACGGCAACCGCTACCTATACGGATAACTCGACTCAAAATGTGAGCGGCCAGGCCGCTTGGACCTCAGACAATCTTCCGGTGGCGACCATTGACAATGCCGGGCTGGCGACCGCGGTGAGCTACTCACCTCAAAACGGCACGTCTGGTATTACGGCCGTGTATGGAGGGAAGAGCAACGCGGTTCTTTTGAATACCAGGCCTGCCGTGGCTACCTCGATCGTGGTCACACCGGCCAATCCCACGGTCCCCGCCGGCTTGACGCAGCAGTTTACGGCAACTGGGAATTTCTCCGATGGCAGCATGAGCGATGTCACATCAAACGCGCTGTGGTCTTCGAGCGACATGACCAAGGCCACCATCACTGGCCAGGGTTTTGCCACCACAACCGCCAACCAGGGGCCGACCACGATTACGGCAACCTACGTCAACAACGTCGGGCCGAATGCCAGTGGCACGACCACGCTCACGGTTGGCGCTCCCCTCCTGCAGTCCATTGCTGTTACCCCGAGTTCCTTCCCACTGCCGATCAACAAGACCAAGCAGTTCACCGCCACCGGAACGTACAGCGACAACAGCACGGCCGACATCACCAACAGTGTCACCTGGACCTCTGCCGACATCACCAAGTTCACGATCAGCAATACGGGTCTGGCGACCGGTGTGAGCCCGAGCAATGATTACGTCAACTTAACCGCCGCGCAAAACAGCATTACCAGTCCCGCGGCAGGGGTATTGGTGCTTGACACTATTGACTCCATCAAAATCACGCCTCCTGATCCTTTTCTTGTCGCCAATGCAACCCAGCGGCTCTCGGTAATTCTCTTTCATGGGGCCGTGCAGGAATTCACCTGCAGTCCATGTGCAACCTGGACGTCAGGTAACAACAATGTCGCCACAGTTGATTCCAATGGATTGGTCACAGCGCACGGCGGCGTTAATTCCACCACCATTACCGCTAATTTTTATGGTGTGACTGACACCACGAATTTGTACGTGCGGACGTCTGCGCTGAATAGTATCACGCTGAGCCCGCTTAATCCGCAGGTTGCCGCGGGATTGACCCAGCAATTCACGGCTACGGCGCATTACGCCGATACGACGACCGAGGACATCACGGGTGAAGCCGCCTGGAGTTCAAGCAACGGCGCCGTTTCCATCAACGCAACCGGGTTGGCCACTGCCGTATTTCAAGCGTCCGCCCAAATCAAAAACACCGCAGGTTCAATTTCAGCCAGCACCACGATGACGGTGACGCCGCCTGTGCTGCAATCTGTCAGCATTAATCCCAAGACGATGACCAGGAACAAGGGAGAGATCGCCTACTTTACCACTACGGGACACTACAGTGACGGCACCACGCCGAATGTGGCTGCCACCTACAGCTCCGACAACACCAATGCCTGCAACATTGGTGCGTCCTCGGGCCAGTGCTTCACCGGCGCCGTGGGCACGGCACACATCACAACCTCGTTTGGAGGGTTCAACGACACGGCGACGCTCACGGTGAATCCGGCAGTGATCAAGAGCATTGACGTGACCCCGCACAGCCCTTTCATTGTGAACGGCAACAACCAGCAGTTCGCAGCCAAGGCGACTTACACCGACAATACCGTAGTAGATATAACCAATACCGCCACCTGGGCCTCTACCAACGGCACCACAGCAACCGTCAACAATACCGGATTGGCTACCAGTCATGCCCTGGGCACAACCGTAATTTCCGCCACCCAGAGCGCTATAACCGGCAGCACCAACCTGAACGTAAGCTCGGTAGCGCTGACTTCGATTAATATCACTCCTCCTAGTGCTTCCATCGTCAAGAACGGAACGCTGCAGCTCACCGCCACCGGACATTACAGTGACAACTCCACTCAGGACATCACCAGCCAGGTCACCTGGAATTCAGGCAACAACAACTTTGTGACCATCAGCGGCACAGGATTGGCAACCGGAGTCAGTGTAGGCGAAATCTATGTATTAGCTGCATCAGGAAACATTTTTAGTCCCAATGTGAATGTTAATGTAACCAACGCAGCGCTGGTGTCTATCACGGTCGCGCCGCTCACGCCTACAGTTCAACAGGCAGCAACCCAGCAATTTACCGCCACCGGCCATTATGCCGATAACACAACCCAAGACATCACGGGTCTGGTGAACTGGACTTCCAGCAACGCAGCCGCGGCCACGATCGTCGCGTACAACGGATTGGCCACTGCTGTAGCTCCAGGGACTTCGACCATCACTGCAGCTTCCAACAATGTGAACGGGAGCACCACCATGACGGTGGTTCCGGTCTTGCAATCCATCACGATTACGCCGTTTAACCTCACAAAGATTGTGGGTGGCACCCAGCAGTTCACCGCCGTCGGTCATTACAGCGACAACTCAACCCAGGACATCACCACTTCTGTAACCTGGTCGTCATCAGCCACCGGGGTCGCCACCATCGGCAGCACTACGGGTCTGGCAACCACGGTTGCAGCGGGTGCGACCACGATTACGGCAACTTTGAACAGTGTTTCCAACAGTGTTTCGTTCACTTTGGCTGCTTCCGGGAGCAACTCGCCTCGCTTCGCCTATGTGGCCAACGAATCCCTCTCGTCATCGGACGACACCATCGCCATCTACACGGTAGATTCAGTGACGGGTCAATTGCGATTGCGCAGCTATTTCTACAACGGCGTCGGCACATCACCATTTGCGCTGGCCGTTGATCCGGCCGGCAAGTTCCTGTATGTGGCCAACTTCGGGCCTCACACTATCTCCGGTTACGCGATTGACAACAACACCGGCGCGCTGAGCCCGGTGCCCAACTCTCCTTTCGACTCCGGGTCTTCATTTACGGATACGTTGACGGTTGATCCCACCGGCAAATTCCTGTTTGTGGGTAATTTTGGCTTCGGAAGCAATAACGTCTCCGCCTACACCATCAATCCCGCGACAGGAGAGCTGACCGCAGTCAATGGTTCGCCCTTTGGAGGAGCAGGAACTGAGGTAGCTGGAGTCGCGGTCGAGCCCAGCGGAAAGTATCTCTACGCCGTCTCCGATTTGGGAAAAACCATCCGTGGCTACAGCATAGATGCCAATACAGGCGTGCTCACGCCCACGGCAGGAAATGCCAACACGACCGGCAATTCACCGTCGGCGGTTGTGGCCGAGCCCACAGACAAATATGTTTATACGGCCAATTTTGGCGGTAATTCCATCTCAGCTTTCAGTATCAACAACGGCACAGGCGTCCTGACCGAATTGACCGGAGCGGGTTCACCTTTTGCTTTGAGTGGCGGCGCCGTCAATCCGGCAAGCATGGCGGTTGATCCTTCAGGCAAGTTCCTCTA
The DNA window shown above is from Terriglobales bacterium and carries:
- a CDS encoding Ig-like domain-containing protein — translated: MKYRVAIFTTLFILFASIHGSLRASQVVKTIGPVRVYIMPQSPSVPVGKTLPLSAYSVFFRNPNRTSQGTYLTGRWNSSQTGIATVDNTGVVTGVGQGFAVITFQSGPFRTFAVVNVTPQLLSIAVTPANSSIPRGTTQQMTAMGHYSSGPDQDITSQVLWSSTVTSCATISAGLARASLVNECTTSIHADLFGVTGMTNLTTIPAIVRSVAVTPANPPAIPKGATQQFTARATYTDNTTLDVTSNGGTVWSSLDQTIASVNNTGLATGQAIGSTTIQAAFGGQTGQVNVTVSAPAVVSLDVTPKNAMLPVGLTQQFTATATYTDNSTQNVSGQAAWTSDNLPVATIDNAGLATAVSYSPQNGTSGITAVYGGKSNAVLLNTRPAVATSIVVTPANPTVPAGLTQQFTATGNFSDGSMSDVTSNALWSSSDMTKATITGQGFATTTANQGPTTITATYVNNVGPNASGTTTLTVGAPLLQSIAVTPSSFPLPINKTKQFTATGTYSDNSTADITNSVTWTSADITKFTISNTGLATGVSPSNDYVNLTAAQNSITSPAAGVLVLDTIDSIKITPPDPFLVANATQRLSVILFHGAVQEFTCSPCATWTSGNNNVATVDSNGLVTAHGGVNSTTITANFYGVTDTTNLYVRTSALNSITLSPLNPQVAAGLTQQFTATAHYADTTTEDITGEAAWSSSNGAVSINATGLATAVFQASAQIKNTAGSISASTTMTVTPPVLQSVSINPKTMTRNKGEIAYFTTTGHYSDGTTPNVAATYSSDNTNACNIGASSGQCFTGAVGTAHITTSFGGFNDTATLTVNPAVIKSIDVTPHSPFIVNGNNQQFAAKATYTDNTVVDITNTATWASTNGTTATVNNTGLATSHALGTTVISATQSAITGSTNLNVSSVALTSINITPPSASIVKNGTLQLTATGHYSDNSTQDITSQVTWNSGNNNFVTISGTGLATGVSVGEIYVLAASGNIFSPNVNVNVTNAALVSITVAPLTPTVQQAATQQFTATGHYADNTTQDITGLVNWTSSNAAAATIVAYNGLATAVAPGTSTITAASNNVNGSTTMTVVPVLQSITITPFNLTKIVGGTQQFTAVGHYSDNSTQDITTSVTWSSSATGVATIGSTTGLATTVAAGATTITATLNSVSNSVSFTLAASGSNSPRFAYVANESLSSSDDTIAIYTVDSVTGQLRLRSYFYNGVGTSPFALAVDPAGKFLYVANFGPHTISGYAIDNNTGALSPVPNSPFDSGSSFTDTLTVDPTGKFLFVGNFGFGSNNVSAYTINPATGELTAVNGSPFGGAGTEVAGVAVEPSGKYLYAVSDLGKTIRGYSIDANTGVLTPTAGNANTTGNSPSAVVAEPTDKYVYTANFGGNSISAFSINNGTGVLTELTGAGSPFALSGGAVNPASMAVDPSGKFLYTGETNKVSAFTINNGTGALSEVTGSPYTVTGASSAVNVDPSGQFLLVSDGTGNTIKTFTINPNTGQLTAAGVAPDRKGPISIAITKGRPTFDIPQFEYVSEYSQNSISGYSIDNNTGLLTPIGAVTHLAVGNHPAASASDRPGKFFFVNNNSDLTTSAFTINPANGALTPVNGSPFNTAHHSDMTIDPSGRFLLGTSVGDKNLESYSISSTGALALVGTVCFTSVPNGCQGLTAPLGVAADPLGRFAFSGNTDGTVSAYTIDRTSGAVALVSGSPFAATGVSPSGLHMAVDPYGQFLYGVSFDQSTLSIFTINQSTGAITQVGSNVNLMGQPESVTCDPTGGYVIVGGSFRTQVYSIDRINVPGSLTEVSGSPFVKPLLGATLDPSNRFLYYAEGVGNSIELGTFDFRTGFVTDTANKPDGANVYSVTVTGKLN